ACAagcttaaaaatttataaacttataaaaagtttcatttagaAAGATAGAATTCTCAATCTGAATAATATGTTAAAAGCACAGAGTTCAAAATATCTGAAGATTTTTATCTATTGTACAGAAGAGAGGCCGAAGACGACGAATCTCCACCGGAAGCCGAGTAGCGCGTGGCGTAAAGAGCGTAGGAGGGATCCTATCCAAAGTGAAGCTCTGGACATGTCCGCAGCCAGGGtccatcatcatcatcatcacaGCAGGCCCAGCGTGATTGTTCCTACCACACCGCAACCTGGTAAGCTTCTGCTTGCGAGTTCCTGGTGTTCTACGCGAATTCGTTAGGCGAGTGGCTGGCTGCCGTTGTTCTTGGCCTCGCGGGGGGCAACCAAGAACAGGCTATTGTCTGACGCATGGGGTGACTGCGTGCTTTGACAATGTGGCGTGATGCACGTCGCGCAGATGCTTGGCTTGAATAGAGGAATAGACGATTCACGTTAGCTACAAGCTGGAATTCCTCTGAGAAGAACTCTGAAAGAGAAAAACCAGCtaaagttttaaatttttttaaataaaatcgagTTGGCATGGATTGAGAATTAGTTTGGCTAGATTTGAGAGTAAAAATGGAGTCATAATTCCAAActgaacattttaatttcattttatttttgtcattaaTAAGCTTGGTACAATTGCTTTTAATAGCCTtcagtattaattatttgtaatattaaaagtttcttcgCTACATCAAACATTTTTGGGGTATGCTCTATGTCATATTTTATGTTAGATGAAATAGTAAATACGTACTGTTTACCAGGAACAACTATCGAGGACACGGCAGTGACGCCCACCCCATCACTGACGCCGTCGGCGGCAGCAGGAGGCCAAAGAACCGGGGTCAGAACTGTGGGTGGTGTGAGTGACCCTGCAATAGACGAGCATTTCAAGCGATCTTTAGGCCTAGAAGAGTACGCTGCAGTTTTTAACGCCACCACTACTGACAAAGAAGCAGGCCTCAGTGGtacgttattaaaaaaaaaagaatttctttcgcaACGAATTCATCgtcttattttataaaaggcAGGAAGAGTTAAACAaggaatttatgaaaattaaaaaaaacttttttaGTGGATGATCACTTTGCAAAGGCTCTTGGGGAAACCTGGACAAGGCTGCAGGCAACCAGCAGAAGCAAGGACTCGACCTAACTGCCGGACAGTTAACCAAAAGTCTTCACAATCATCGTTgcgttgttgctgttgcttcTGTTTTCTTCATTGTGACATCCAGTGTGGTTCCATTACCTGTTTAATTAATCCATAAATTAACGTGAAATCGCTGTTAATATCCGTAGAAGAAACAGTGGGAGCAACCAATGAACtctgtattaatattattataatattattattattactattatttttgtttgtttcgcgTGGGAAGCAGAACGAAAGAGTACCTAAGTGTCCTTGAAATGTCATAGATGCTCTTGGGTGCAATCGACGGCGTACCGCGATTTTTCTAACTTCTTGGGACAATTGTACTCGAGATACTGTATATATAGACGCGTATTCTTTTAATCATGCCATCATCGCGGCCTCAGAGGCCtcaagttatttattatacgatgTTCCATACTGCCTCGCTAAATACTAGATCCGTTCATTTCTTTTAACTTCTTCTTGCTGCAgtaagaatttgaagaaaagaagggagatttttaagaaaattaacgaagatTAACCTTCTACAGTTCTAATTACATTCTATGTGTAATTGTGCCGAATTTCTGATACTTTAGTCTTTCGTTACAAATATACGTTTCTCGTAATGTCCACCAATAGTATAAATGACACAAAGAGGAATTGTATTTTcctctaaaattaaaaagatgatattgaaaaagaataaaacgtcGAATTCGGCTCGATGTAGAACCGTATGGAGTTAAAACTACTGCAGCTGTTGGAAGAGAAAGTATAATGAACGGTGCGACTTgtacgtaattaattattcgccTAATCGTATtacgtgtaaatatatatgtatttagtatatatgtatgtatgttacatatatttcgcaatacatatatatatatatataagtaatgCGTATGTTGTAATTATAGAAAACCGAGAGTCTTTATAAAGAACGTAGAGGATAAGCACGAAACCGTATAAATTGAACCGGTTGTTGCACAAACTTGTAACACGTGTTCACCTCgtgtaactatatatataattatatatatatacacacattgtatcaaagagaagagaaaaaagaaaacgaaagaggaTACATAAGAAGTCGACTGATGACATTTTTAATACCAATCTTCTGCCGAAAACACGTATCCTTCCTTCTCCAGTAGATCCCTAGTGGTCGATGGTGAAGATTGCTAAGAAGAGTAGTACTGATTTCAAATGGTGCTAGGAGGTTTATCATAAACCCCAGCACGCACAGAAGTCAGTACCTCTGTCTTCTTATTGTCTTCAGATCCTCTTCTCTGCCGATTTTCAGTTAAAACTGAAAATCTTTCAGCCGCTTTCATTTAAAACTCGATTGCTACAGCCCATTCTTCTTATTGCAGCTCCAGAGATTTTTCTTTGGTATAAAATTGAGCTGAATATTAAgatgtaaattgaaatatggaaaatactATCTGAAGATCCTCGGAGTCGCGCACTTTCTCCagatatcaaaatttatgaaaacttCGTACCTTCTTCTGACAATGGAAGACCTATTCGTAGCAAAGAAAAGATCACTTCCCAGGGAAAAGATTCACATAAACGCGTTCCTGCTTCAGTTCCAGCCACCCAGCCTCCATGCATACAATAATTTAACCAAGTAAAAATCACTTTTATTCAAATCATTAAGTACCATCGATCCACAATTCCACTTCACAACGTATTTCTTTCAGCTTCTGCTCTTTTAGCTTCAGTAAAAATTTCTGCTCTTTAAGAGAAGCAGTTTCCTAGttgaaaacagaaaaagtGATGGAAGTCGAAGTTTGATGACACTTTTTTCGGAACGAAACCACGAAGGATGATGGGCCGGGAAGAAGCGACGCTTTACGTGTCGTAGGTGGGCCCACACCTAACCCAGACTGTCCCAAGAGCGCTCGGATGGCTTCCTATATGCAGGCAGCCTGTTCACTTGCCGTAAAGCAAAATGGTAACTTAATATTAGACTTGAATATAAGTACGGTAATCCCACACCAGAGTCCAAAGTAAGCCTACACCTAGCCGGCCGACCATCCCTGGACCTCGGTTCCCCCTTACGAACGCCCTCGAGCGTAATAATACGACGGGATACTAGATATCGGTGCTCTCTGTGCTTCTAGGTGCAAATTGCGACCACCTATGCACGCTTTGCCGTCCCTGTTTCTCCGTTTCCAGCCTGTACTCGCGTCTCTCTTCCTGTCAGCGAGCTCCTTACTGCCTGTCGTCCAAGAAGATGACTCTCTTGAGTCAACGACTACGCTGAATTATAACGTCTATTCAACTAAATCTTCGGTACCGAGATGTTCTTCAATTTAGCATATATATTCTATCGAAGATTAGTATGTCAAAACTGGAATTAGTGTGCCACGATGAAGAAATGGGAGCCAACTGAAGATTCTTTCAAACCTAAGTGCgaattttttcactttatGATGCATCAATGAGAAAAAAGGTATCTTCCTAATCTCGTATCTTCGGAATAACTTGGAAGGAGAGTGAGGGCTTTTCCAAAGAAATTACGCTTTTTAATCGTTCTATTAACAACATATAATGTTCGTGACACGGAATTGCAGAAACTCGATCTGGTTTTCCAGCGTTTTTTCAAAGTAACGCCGCCATGAGCGCTCCCCGAAGTACGACGACCTTCGCTCTGCGAGGAACTAGGATAAACCAGTGGTCTGCGTTTCTCTTTGGACATATAGAGTAAGTTAATCCGGCTGCGTATCATGTTTGCAGTCCCTTTAAACGATACTGATACGCCTTAGTCGCGAAAGTCGCATGTTCCGGACTCCAGACAGTTTCTTCATCTCTCCACTTAGGAATTCTGATCGGGCAAGTTCTTCtcaatatattcaaaatgttaaaagaagTTCAATGAATGGACAATTGAAGAATTTATGagttttaaacattataataCAACGTACTAGGCTTTACAAaggtaattatatatttttactattggTTCATAACACAACAGATGCTCAGGGCGGTTTTTAATGATTCCCAAGAATTTTCCAGAACAAGATGGTTACCCAACGACATTAGGGAACATGGTTTTCGACTATTTCGAATTAGTCAGCTTCTGGGGGTGAAACGCAGCTGGAAATAGGCCAATAGACCGCGGGCAGATGCTCGACGAAGCTATTTCCCCGTGCACGCAGGTGTTTCTACGACTGTCTACGAACTTCTACCCTCCCATTGGACACGAATGCATCCCCTAACGCTGACTTAGTGATTCTACCCTTGCTAGATGCTATAATTTCTCCCGTACATCATTCAGAAGGGGAGGTCGCTAGATTAGTATCGAATTGGACACATTCTAGAATGTTTGTTGCGTCTATTTCactattttcatgaaattagactttattttataaaaatgatcgattttACATggattttcaatatataatattagataatagaagaaaatatattttcgttaaaagaTTGATCATGTTTTGAAAAGTTTATGACTATAAAAACCCAAAGTTTTTGCTGGGACAGATAACAAAggatattgtatatatatatttctgaaagAATACGTTCTGTTTCAGAAAGGAAGAGCGAATCGGATTCACGAGGAGGATTCTTTGACGGTGGACCAACAGCCACCCCATACAGATGGTCTCCCCCGTAAATAGTGGCTCTACCATCGCGTTCCAACCGAGATATCGATCCAAGTTCCTATCTCACCCTCGATCGAATCGCGttccaaaaatttctttcatactATTCCGTCTTCTAATCACTATTCTTCAGgattattaacataatatagTCGTAATCTAACTTCCTTTGCGACAAGTGGGCACGTCGTACAGTTCCATTTG
This is a stretch of genomic DNA from Bombus pyrosoma isolate SC7728 linkage group LG16, ASM1482585v1, whole genome shotgun sequence. It encodes these proteins:
- the LOC122576547 gene encoding transcription cofactor vestigial-like protein 4 isoform X2, which gives rise to MSAVESALDVLSRAATMVQEERPKTTNLHRKPSSAWRKERRRDPIQSEALDMSAARVHHHHHHSRPSVIVPTTPQPGTTIEDTAVTPTPSLTPSAAAGGQRTGVRTVGGVSDPAIDEHFKRSLGLEEYAAVFNATTTDKEAGLSVDDHFAKALGETWTRLQATSRSKDST
- the LOC122576547 gene encoding transcription cofactor vestigial-like protein 4 isoform X1, coding for MEISPRRRCFWQPWLTTENFQTVYKPGEERPKTTNLHRKPSSAWRKERRRDPIQSEALDMSAARVHHHHHHSRPSVIVPTTPQPGTTIEDTAVTPTPSLTPSAAAGGQRTGVRTVGGVSDPAIDEHFKRSLGLEEYAAVFNATTTDKEAGLSVDDHFAKALGETWTRLQATSRSKDST